A window of Candidatus Omnitrophota bacterium genomic DNA:
TTATCATCTGGTCGATCATCGCGAGCGGCTGCAATGCTTGCGCGAATGCGCCCGCATCATGAAGCCGGATGCGCCCCTCTTCGTTACTTTACTGCCGCGCTGGAAACTTCTCCGGGACGCTTTGCGCGCAGGCGAGTTTGAAAAGGAGGCGGAACTACGAAGCGCCGCCTTAGAGGAAATCCTTCAACGCGGGTATTCGAACGCAGCCCAAATTCCACCAACTTATTTCTGCCATCCTGGCGAGTTGGCGCAATGGTTTGCGGAGAGCGGCTTCCATCTTTTGAAGATGGCGTCCTGCCACGGTTTCGCCTCTTTTGTGGACGAAAAGGTGAACGCCATCGCTCGTAACGCTTCCGCTTGGCAATCTCTAATCCGCTGGGTATTGGATTCCTGCGACGATCCAGAGGCGCTTTCTTCGGCGGAACACCTTCTGGGAATCGGCAAAAAGCGCATCAACCCATTTATGTAGGCGGATCCCCCCCACGTGGACGCCCTTCCGGCCCTATCTCTCCTAGAATAGGATGAATCGCAAAATGAAAGCCTTCATCGCGGAGAAACGCCATGATCGTGCTGCAAGACATACAAGAAGCGTACGGCCAAATAAAAAACAATATCTATCATTCCCCCTGCGCATTCAGCCAATCGTTAAGCGAGTTGACCGGAAGCAAGGTTTTTCTCAAGTTGGAAAATCTGCAAATGACGGGATCGTTCAAGGAACGCGGCGCGCTGAATAAACTGCTTAGCCTGACGCCGGAAGAGCGCCGCCGGGGCGTCATCGCCGCCAGCGCGGGCAACCACGCCCAGGGCGTCGCCTATCACGCCGCCCGCCTGGGCGGAAAGTCGATTATCGTCATGCCGGAAGCGACGCCTCTGAACAAAGTCTCCGCCACCAAGCGATATGGGGCGCAAGTAATTCTCTATGGCAAGAATTACGACGAGGCATACGACGAAGCGATTTATAAGCAGCAGCAAGAGGGACTCAATTTCATTCACGCTTTCGACGATGAAAAAGTGATGGCGGGACAAGGAACCATCGGACTGGAAATATTGGAGGACGGAATCGAACCGGAAGCGGTGATCGTTCCCATCGGCGGCGGCGGCTTGATCTCCGGCATCGCTGTTGCTATCAAGGAACAGATTCCATCCTGCAAGATTTTCGGCGTACAAGCCAAAGTAGCGCCTTCGATGAAGGTTTCCATCGATTCCAAACGGATCATCCCCCTCAAAACCGCTCCCACGCTGGCGGATGGTATCGCCGTTAAAAGCGTCGGCCATCTCACCTATCCCATCGTTCAACACTATATCGACGATATCGTCCTGGTCGATGAAGAGGAGATCGCCGCCGCGATTTTGACGCTGCTCGAAACGGAAAAAACCATGGTGGAAGGTTCGGGCGCCGCCCCATTGGCGGCGTTGGCTTATCACGATCTGCCGTTGAAGGGGAAGAAAACAGTCTTGGTACTTTCCGGCGGCAACATCGACATCAATATTCTTTCGCGAATCATCGAGCGCGGCTTAATCAAAGACGGCCGCATGGCGCGCCTGCGCATCGAACTGGTGGACCGCCCTGGCCAGTTGGCGGTGATCGCCAATTGTATCGGCAAACTCAACGCCAATATCCTCGAGGTCTACCATAACCGTTCTTTCATCAATGCGCCGATGGGCAAGGCGTTTCTCGATATAACCTTGGAAACGAGGGGCAAAGAGCACGTCGATGAAATCGTCGCCGCCTTAATTCATGAGGGATTTCCGGTGCAGAAATTATGATGGCATCGAGGTTAAATCGCCGCAGCGGGAGCTATTTCTTTTCCTTATTTTGCTTACGGACATATTCCTGATAGACCATTCCCTTGCCTGGCTCGCTATTCTCTTGCGGCGGCTTTTTTTGGCAATCGGGGCAGACTGTATATTTTACCTGTTTGATGGGAGGCACTCCGGCGAGCCATTTACCCTCCACGAGAACCCGATGGCAATGTTGACATACGATAAACATGAACGCTCCCGCTTAGCCGTATTTGGATTTTTGTTTATTATACAAGAATATAAGCCTAAGAAAACGTACATTAAATATATTTTTTTGTTTGCGTTGTAAAATCAGCCGCGTCGAATGATTCAAAGCGCCTACGAGAATAATCGATCGCAGCCGGAAAGGTTTCTCCATGAAAAGGAAATTCATTTCAATGATTGCAATGGTTCTATTCGCCGCCATCTTCAACGGCTCCGGCGCAGCAACTTTGCCATCGTTTCCTACAAGATTTCTCTTATTCGATCCGGTTTTGGATTTCAATAAGCTGGACGATCGGAGGATAATTTCCATTCCTTTCGTTATCGGCGATCGGTATCAAGACCCGATTAAGCCTTATCCCTATCGGGAAACATTGGTCAATTTCGAAAACAAAACGGCGGGAATTAATCTCGCTGGAACTCTTACTTCCCCTTTTTCGGGAGGACCGTTTCCAGCAGTGGTTTTAATCAGCGGATCGGGAGCGCAGGATAGGAACGAGGAAATACTGAATCATCGGCCTTTCCTGGTCTTGGCCGATTATTTAACCCGTCATGGAATCGCCATTCTCCGCTACGACGATAGAGGATCATTCGAATCGACCGGCGACATCATGACGGCTACAACGGAGGATTTCGCCGACGACGCCTATTCCGGCGTTCAATATCTAAAAACGCTGCCCGAAATCGATCCTTCGCGCATCGGTTTAATCGGCCATAGCGAAGGGGGGATGATCGCGCCGATGCTCGCCGCCGCCCACCCGGAAGAAATCGCCTTTATCGTTTTAATGGCGGGACCGGGCGATCCGGCTAAAAAGGTTTTGTTGGATCAAGGCGACTTAATCGCCCGAGCAAGCGGATATCCCGAATATGAAATTCAACGAATGCATTCCATGAAAGAAAAAATCATCCAAATCGTTCTTGAGGAACCCGATGACGCCGCCGCCAAAAAGAAAATCCAAGCCATCGTCGATCAGACCTATCCCGAATTAAGCCGCTACGACCGCCTCCTGCTAGCGCAAGAATTCTATGTTTACCTTATTCCCTGGATGCGTTATTTTCTTGCTTTCGATCCTAAAGATTATTTGACGAAGGTTAAATGCCCCGTTCTCGCCATTAATGGGAGCAAGGATTTGCAGGTTCCCGCCGCCAGCAATCTGCAAACGATTGAAAAATTCTTGATAGAAGGCGGGAATACTCAATACGAAATAAAAGAATTGCCCAACCTCAACCATTTATTCCAAACGGCGAAATCCGGTTCGCCCAACGAATACGAATCCATCGCAGAAACGCTAGCGCCTGTTGTATTGGATGTGATTAAGGATTGGATCGTAAAAACCGCCGCGAAATTAGATGTATATGAATGGATGATTCATTAGGATGTAAATTTGATTTTACGATTTTGGTTATTTTCTGTATAATAGAATCTATGCAATAAGGAAAGGAGATAAGAGATGAATCCATCGAAAAATACTCATCTCGTCACCCGGCGGACGGCGATCAAAGCGGGAGCGGCCGCCGTTTCCTTTCTTCTCTCTCCGCCCGGGTTCGCGGCGGCGCAAAGCGGCCAAGAGAAGCCGCACATTCTCTTTTTGATGGCGGATCAATTTCGCGGCGATTGCCTAAGCGCCGATGGACATCCCGCCGTGAAAACGCCCAACCTGGACCGTATCGCCAGCGAGGGGATTCTTTTCCGCCGCGCCTATTCTTCCACCCCCACTTGCACTCCGGCGCGTTCGGCCATCCTCAGCGGCCTCTCGCCTTGGCGGCATGGAATGCTGGGATACGGCCAAGTCGCGGATAGGTATAATCCGGAAATGCCGCAGGCGATGCGCGACGCCGGTTACTATACGCTGGGCGTCGGCAAGATGCACTGGCATCCCCAGCGCGCACTGCACGGTTTCCATCAAACATTGCTCGAAGAATCGGGGCGTGCGGAATCCGTGGATTTCCGCAGCGACTACCGCAGCTGGTTTTATTCCGAAGCTCCGAACCTCAATCCCGACGCCACCGGCATCGGCTGGAACGACTACCAGGCCAAGCCTTACGAACTGCCGGAAAATTTTCATCCCACGCATTGGATGGGAGAGACGGCGATTCAGTTTTTGCAAACTTACAATCAGCCGCAACCGTTCTTTCTTAAAGTCTCCTTCGCCCGCCCTCACAGCCCCTACGATCCTCCCGAACGTTTCATGAAAATGTTCGCCGACGCGCCGATCCCCAATGCCGTCGTCGGCGAGTGGGCGGAACGCCACGCCTTGCGCGGCCAAAAATTGCCCGACAACACGTGGCGCGGCGATCTGGGCGAGGAGCAAGTCCGCCGTTCGCGGCAGGGCTACTACGGCTCCATCGCCTTCATCGACGAACAGATCGGACGCATTCTGGAAGCCTTGGATAAACGGGGATGGCTCGACCGGACGTTGATCGTCTTCACTTCGGATCATGGCGACATGACCGGCGATCATAATCTATGGCGAAAATCCTATCCCTACGAACCTTCGGCGCGCATTCCCATGCTGATGCGCTGGCCTGCGGGGCTGGCGCCGGAAAAGCGCGGGCGGACGCTCGATCATCCCGTCGAACTGCGCGACCTGCTGCCGACTTTCTTGGACGCCGCTTCCGTAAAGGGCGATTTCCATCTCGATGGGGACAGCCTGCTCAAACTGGCGCGGGACGAGAACGCGGCGTGGCGGAAATTCATCGACCTCGAACATGACGTTTGCTACAGCCCGGAAAACCATTGGAACGCCCTCACGGACGGACGCTATAAATACGTCTTCCACGCCCGCGACGGCGAAGAGCAACTCTTCAACCTAACCAACGATCCCGGCGAAACCCGCGATCTCGCCCTCAATCCCGCCCATCATGGCGAATTGCGCCAATGGCGCAACCGCATGATCGAACACTTGGCGCAACGCGGCGAAGAATGGGTAAAGAACGGAACCCTGGTCCTGCGCCCGAAGAACCATCTCTACTCGCCGAACTTCCCGGCGCGGAGCTAGCGTAGGGAAATAGTAAGGCTCTTTTTATTATACTCAACTGAAATGAAGATATATATGTATTTTGGGCGATAGATAGGGAGTATAATTCCATAGAGAGGTTTTACGATTATGGCGGATAATGCGATTCATATTTCCGACGCCACCTTAAAAAAACTCTCCACATTGCGTCAAAGCGAAGAGGATAGTTATGATGCGGTTATCTCGCGCCTGTTGAACGATGTCGAGGAAGATGTTCTTTCTCCATCCGACATCGCCGACATAAAAAAAGGATTGGATGATATAAAAAGGGGAAGGACTCAAACTGAAGAAGCCCTGCTAATAGAGTTTGGCGTAGATGCGTAATGTTCAACGTAGAATATTCCGAAACCGCCGCCAAGTTCTTAAGAAAACTTGATCGTCAGGATGCTAAGGCAATCCTGTTGAAGGTTCGCAGCATAAAAGAAAATCCTTATGCGCATGTAAGAAGACTGAAAGGGACGCCGCTTTTTCGTCTTCGCGCCGGGAAATATCGAATCATCATTAATTTGGGAAAAGAAACTATTTTTGTCGTGAGCATCGGCAAACGCGATTCGGTATACGATGATTTGTAATATTACTAAGCCTTAAGCCTCAATACCCCCGCGTATAAAAACCGTCTTTGGAACTGTAGAGAATCCCGCCGTTGCTGACGATTCCGTTGGAGCAATGGTATTGCGGCGGCGAGCCGATGTAATAGCCGTTGGAGGCGTTTATAGGGCCGCAGCCGCGGATCCAATATTCTCCCCGCGAAATTTCATTGCAGAAGCACTCTTCCCACGTGTCCTTTGGATCGCAGGCGTAGTAGGAGTACTCGTCTTTATGCTGAAATCTGGAGGGATTGGCGTTGTAATCGACGATGTGGGCGGGAGGGATGAAGGGGTCTTTGGGAATTTGGCTGAGATAGGCCGCCGGACTGGTGAGTGGAGCGTAAACCTCGCGCATGTGGCGGTCGGGGCCGCCGTTGCCGTAATCGGAGCCGATGCCGACGCTATTGAAAACGGTTACGATGCGGACGTAGCCCCATTTGTCGTAGCCGCCTTTCGTATCCACTAACAGGCAGCCCGTATCGGCGCGCAGGCAATCGACGGCGGTGGCCAGCGTCTTGATATTGGCCATCGACGCGGCCACCCGCGCGCGCATCAACGATCCTTGCAGCAAGGGAATCGCAATGGTGGCCAATATGCCGACAATGAGGATGACAATGAGCAGTTCGATAAGCGTATAGGCGGTTTGCTTCATGTTATCTCACTCGTGTTAAGCACACTATATTCCCTCGCCCTCTGGGAGAGGGTTAGGGTGAGGGAGTTTTTTAAATTATGAAACCGTATGTCATAAAATACTATGAAAAATTAATGGCGTTTCCTATTGTTTCCATCACTCCTTCCAAATTGGTTAATACATCGTTATTTCAGAAACGTAATACGCGTATTCCTTGTTCCTCTAAATATTGAGATCGTTCTTTATCATAGCGCATCGTATTCGGTTCCGCATATTGCCCGCCATCCAATTCGATAGCCAATTAACCCTCTCCCAAAGGGCGAGGGAATGGAAATGCGAAATATAATTATCTCACTCGTGTATGGCGCAGTCCCGTATAACCGCAAGAGTGGGGAGAACGCCGGGGATATCCCAGATTTGAGCATAGTTATTGGAAATCGTCAAAAGTCTTTGCTGGTCGGGCGATAGATCGGCGTCAATGAAATTATTCCAACTGTTTGTATCGTATGGTTTCAGCGAATAGACGATGTTGCCTTCCAAATCCCATATACGAATTTCATTTTTATTAGAACCATGCCAAGTTAAATTCGATACGGTTAGAATATGTTTTTTATCGGGCGTATAGACGGCTTTTTCCACCCAGGTATCGTCGTGTTTGAACTGTCGAATCAGTCCGCCTGTTTTAACGTTCCACAACGCCGCCGTACCGTCCCAACTTCCCGTGAGCAATTGTTGGCCGTCGGGAGAGAATTGGACGCTAACAACGGGAAAGCCGTGTTGGATGCGGACAAGTTCCGTTCCCGTTTGACGGTTGAAGATGCGCGCCGTTGTATCCCACGTTTGGCCGGTATCCGGGTCGCCTTCCCCCGCGCCAGTGGCGACCAGCGAACCATCTGGAGAGATGGCGACATCGCGAATCGTTTTGGGATGTCCAACGAAGTCTTGCAAAATCTCTCTCGTATCCATATCCCGCAGAATCGCATCCATTCTATAGATAGAAACAAAGGTTTTTTCATCCGAGGAAAGAGCAATGGACATGCAAGCTGGGAGACCTGGCCAGTAGTATTTCGATTCCAGGTCTTCTGTAGGAATGTTGAAATAGATTGGAATCGACCAGATCGGCGTCCAGGCTGAGGCGTCCCAAAAGATAAACTCGCGGCCGCTGGCGCTAAGAGCGTTCTTTCCCTCGGCGGTAAAAACGATTTTCCTAACGCCGTCAGTATGGCCGATAATCGAGCGCAATGGCTGGCCGGTTTCGGCGTCCCATTGATGCATATAAACGTATTGTTCCGGATCGACAACAGTTTGCATAGTTCGGAAAAGAGTATCCCAATGACCGGTGATGACGCTTTTTCCGTCGGGTGAAAAGACGCCCTTCAAAAATCGCTCGGGAAAAGCGTCGATCCGTTCAATCTCCTCTCCCGT
This region includes:
- a CDS encoding type II toxin-antitoxin system RelE/ParE family toxin; amino-acid sequence: MFNVEYSETAAKFLRKLDRQDAKAILLKVRSIKENPYAHVRRLKGTPLFRLRAGKYRIIINLGKETIFVVSIGKRDSVYDDL
- a CDS encoding prepilin-type N-terminal cleavage/methylation domain-containing protein: MKQTAYTLIELLIVILIVGILATIAIPLLQGSLMRARVAASMANIKTLATAVDCLRADTGCLLVDTKGGYDKWGYVRIVTVFNSVGIGSDYGNGGPDRHMREVYAPLTSPAAYLSQIPKDPFIPPAHIVDYNANPSRFQHKDEYSYYACDPKDTWEECFCNEISRGEYWIRGCGPINASNGYYIGSPPQYHCSNGIVSNGGILYSSKDGFYTRGY
- a CDS encoding DUF559 domain-containing protein, with protein sequence MAIELDGGQYAEPNTMRYDKERSQYLEEQGIRVLRF
- a CDS encoding arylsulfatase, whose product is MNPSKNTHLVTRRTAIKAGAAAVSFLLSPPGFAAAQSGQEKPHILFLMADQFRGDCLSADGHPAVKTPNLDRIASEGILFRRAYSSTPTCTPARSAILSGLSPWRHGMLGYGQVADRYNPEMPQAMRDAGYYTLGVGKMHWHPQRALHGFHQTLLEESGRAESVDFRSDYRSWFYSEAPNLNPDATGIGWNDYQAKPYELPENFHPTHWMGETAIQFLQTYNQPQPFFLKVSFARPHSPYDPPERFMKMFADAPIPNAVVGEWAERHALRGQKLPDNTWRGDLGEEQVRRSRQGYYGSIAFIDEQIGRILEALDKRGWLDRTLIVFTSDHGDMTGDHNLWRKSYPYEPSARIPMLMRWPAGLAPEKRGRTLDHPVELRDLLPTFLDAASVKGDFHLDGDSLLKLARDENAAWRKFIDLEHDVCYSPENHWNALTDGRYKYVFHARDGEEQLFNLTNDPGETRDLALNPAHHGELRQWRNRMIEHLAQRGEEWVKNGTLVLRPKNHLYSPNFPARS
- a CDS encoding threonine ammonia-lyase → MIVLQDIQEAYGQIKNNIYHSPCAFSQSLSELTGSKVFLKLENLQMTGSFKERGALNKLLSLTPEERRRGVIAASAGNHAQGVAYHAARLGGKSIIVMPEATPLNKVSATKRYGAQVILYGKNYDEAYDEAIYKQQQEGLNFIHAFDDEKVMAGQGTIGLEILEDGIEPEAVIVPIGGGGLISGIAVAIKEQIPSCKIFGVQAKVAPSMKVSIDSKRIIPLKTAPTLADGIAVKSVGHLTYPIVQHYIDDIVLVDEEEIAAAILTLLETEKTMVEGSGAAPLAALAYHDLPLKGKKTVLVLSGGNIDINILSRIIERGLIKDGRMARLRIELVDRPGQLAVIANCIGKLNANILEVYHNRSFINAPMGKAFLDITLETRGKEHVDEIVAALIHEGFPVQKL
- a CDS encoding methyltransferase domain-containing protein, which translates into the protein MNNQTNDPIAEFYDRNPENEWNRLFVTPYRQIEFEVIHYFWNRYLPPQGKILDLGGGPGRLTISLAKKGYKVSLVDISPANIEWARKKIAGCGAAENVENLIVADARRLPMFHAETFDAVLCMGPLYHLVDHRERLQCLRECARIMKPDAPLFVTLLPRWKLLRDALRAGEFEKEAELRSAALEEILQRGYSNAAQIPPTYFCHPGELAQWFAESGFHLLKMASCHGFASFVDEKVNAIARNASAWQSLIRWVLDSCDDPEALSSAEHLLGIGKKRINPFM
- a CDS encoding alpha/beta hydrolase, which codes for MIAMVLFAAIFNGSGAATLPSFPTRFLLFDPVLDFNKLDDRRIISIPFVIGDRYQDPIKPYPYRETLVNFENKTAGINLAGTLTSPFSGGPFPAVVLISGSGAQDRNEEILNHRPFLVLADYLTRHGIAILRYDDRGSFESTGDIMTATTEDFADDAYSGVQYLKTLPEIDPSRIGLIGHSEGGMIAPMLAAAHPEEIAFIVLMAGPGDPAKKVLLDQGDLIARASGYPEYEIQRMHSMKEKIIQIVLEEPDDAAAKKKIQAIVDQTYPELSRYDRLLLAQEFYVYLIPWMRYFLAFDPKDYLTKVKCPVLAINGSKDLQVPAASNLQTIEKFLIEGGNTQYEIKELPNLNHLFQTAKSGSPNEYESIAETLAPVVLDVIKDWIVKTAAKLDVYEWMIH
- a CDS encoding WD40 repeat domain-containing protein translates to MVFTIGYRCKEMFMMYITVHLILFTLTIANSLFINCTFALDFYPLRGDSGELILGLGSPGSALLSPQGDRIITNSLFGYLLWDVTKNPPEPSLLLDKNSGYSPIQFLADGKQLAIRKGESFKIIEVDSKKTLYENDSPDLRYARVFSPDEKKVLSFFYNRVEVYDLESRKIVKTLSDPSLTDPTNGPISGQMSTNNRWVGAEFSDNAQPIVWNYETGEVVRLFSRDYSDITFSKDEKWMATENAKTGQIQVFDVETGEAVYAFSDFMDYATGQRLLLQYFNEMKFSRFQQNILIVSKLGSGEIFFIDVATGIARRLDTPVLGFPFIYFKTDAYDKRLLTQNEDNLVHLWDVETGEEIERIDAFPERFLKGVFSPDGKSVITGHWDTLFRTMQTVVDPEQYVYMHQWDAETGQPLRSIIGHTDGVRKIVFTAEGKNALSASGREFIFWDASAWTPIWSIPIYFNIPTEDLESKYYWPGLPACMSIALSSDEKTFVSIYRMDAILRDMDTREILQDFVGHPKTIRDVAISPDGSLVATGAGEGDPDTGQTWDTTARIFNRQTGTELVRIQHGFPVVSVQFSPDGQQLLTGSWDGTAALWNVKTGGLIRQFKHDDTWVEKAVYTPDKKHILTVSNLTWHGSNKNEIRIWDLEGNIVYSLKPYDTNSWNNFIDADLSPDQQRLLTISNNYAQIWDIPGVLPTLAVIRDCAIHE